ATTGTTCGGCTTGTCCCAATAGGCTAGTGGGCCAGAAGAGAAAATAAAACAACGCCGCCACCTAAAAACAATAAAAAGACTCAAAAAATAAAATACTCAAAATAATAAGTGACTCAAAATAATAAATATTCTTGATTTAATAACTAAAATACTAAAAATGAAATATTTAaaattaatatttttattttagTAACTAAAAgacacaaaaaataataataaaatgacTCAAAACATATGAAATTAAAATGTTCACCATTTAGAAATAATAAAAAGGTAAACAATAAAAGACTTAAATATAATATAAATGTTTACCATTTACAAAATAATATTCTTACTTCAATAATAGTTATACCAAGATTTTTTTGACTTATATAATTTATAAATACTTAAAAGACATGATAAGAATATTCAGGAAGGATGCGTCTTGGGGTCGGGTTTCTGTGTTGAGCCCGTGCCTGGGAGATAACTTGGTGGATAGTCCGGACAATGACATTTCTCCCCCACATATGGTCTAGATTTGAGGGAGCCGGATTGCTCAAACGGTTGAATTTTGGGGGGCCTACTGGGCGTCGTTTGATGTCCGAACACGTTCGAAATGAGCTTCGACCTTGGAAATGATTTTAATCTTTTTTTGATTCATTTATATATGCGTTATAGCCCATAGCAATGCACGGACATTCTACTAGTCACCGTAAAAGAGGAGTTGGTACTTCGTCGTTCGGCACACATTCATTAATTAAAAAAactgcaaaaataaaataaacttgaaAACCGACACCAAATTAATTGAAAAATCAAGTCATTAATACAATTAATTAGCGATATAATGTTTAAATCATGATTTTTTACGCCAAATCAATTTAAAAACCAAGTGATTAATGCAATTAACTAATTCACCAGACAATTAACTAGGCTTGCATCTATACCCGTATAAAAAGATTCAAAAGGGTAGATCGAACTAATCTCGGCCATCAAACCAGATCAATCCAACAACTCAGGTTCCTCAATGGTGAGCACTTAATTAATACCATATCAAATATTAGTGTTTGCATTAATCATATAATTAACATACAAATAATATCTTACCTAATATATGCGTGCAATTAATATACTGCCTAATATTAACGTGCATTATACGTAGGCATTTACTAGTATTATTTGTGGTAGATATTTTTAAAAACCGTATTTTCCTTAATAGTAGAGATTCCTTTTTAAAACCGTCTATAATCTGTCGCTTCGCATGCACCCAGTCTAATTAGCCACCAAAATCGTCACAACACAGTCAACGTCACCGTAGCCAAAGACAATCTGTCACATGGCACCACTCTTCAAATTATGTTTCATCCCGTAGCAATGCACGGGTATTTAGCTAATATATATAGTGTGAAAATATATTCAACAATGACTCTAACGGTGTTGATTTGATATCGTAGAAGCTAATACAGTAATTTTTTCTAAAACTTTGagccaaagtttacaaagtttgacttgagaAAGCTAATATTGAGAGTAAATAAAATCGGCGAGTGTGCGAAGAGTTGCCTTCATATATATCGTGCCCAGTAGTCCCAAAAACACGCGCGCCCGTCACATGCTGGTTCCAAGCCTCCAAGTCCAACCACGACGCTCCCACGACATGCTGGCTCGGTTACCCCGGGTGAGGTCAACCCCACCTGCACGCCAAAGCGAATCGCCGCGGATCACGCGACGCAACTCTACGGAGACGTTAATCGATCCATCCCATGACGAGCTTACGGATCTTGTTAAAACCGCGGGGCTTTCGTGGCCCGATCGGTTGACGTATACTGCGTATGTGGTTGTGCTAGGGAGATGATCAAGGACATGAGCGGCAACAAGAAGGCGGGAGATCATCCGGTGGCGGATGCggcgtggccggcgaggaggagggacGGGATGGGCAGGGCGGGCGTGCTGCTCATCGCGTGCCTGTTCACGCTGCCGTTCATGGCGCTCCTCTTCGGCGGCCGGGCGGGTGCGCTGGCCGTGTGGCAGAACGCCGCCAAGCTGACCGCCATGGGTGGAGGTACAagcaagctctctctctctctctctctctctctctctctctctctctctcgtggtcGATTTGCATATGTGTACTCACGATTAGGTGCAAAAGTCGTCCAGCTTTGCCGATCCCCACAACACAATACAAGCTTGCTAATGCTTGATCCAATTTGGGGTTGGGCACATGAACGAAATCTAATCATCTGATCTCGTGATGGTCTCGCATAAATCAAATTTTGGTAACATTGCAAGTTCTCGTGCTTGATAATTCCTCAGGATTACTGAACGTCTCTCGTCAGAGCGCCGCCGGTGCGGACGAGCTCTTTGGCGGCCTGCTCTCGCCGGGCTCCGACCGGCGCGCGTGCCTCAGCCGCTACCAGTCCCCGCATTACTACAAGCACTCCCCGTACGCGCCGTCGCGGCACCTCCTGCGGAAGCTGCGCGACTACGAGGCGCGGCACAGCCGGTGCGGCCCCGGAACGCCGCCGTACGCCAGGTCCGTTGACCACCTCCggtccggcagcagcagcagcacggagGACGCGGAGTGCAACTACGTCGTGTGGATCCCCTACAACGGCCTCGGCAACCGGATGCTCTCGCTGCTCAGCACGTTCCTCTACGCGCTCCTCACCGACCGCGTCCTCCTCGTCCACTCCACGGACGACTTCACCGGCCTCTTCTGCGAGCCGTTCCCCGGTACCTGGGTGCTCCCGCCGGACTTCCCCGTCGCCGACATGTCCTGGCTCGGGGTGGGCTCCAACCAGTCGTACGGGAACCTCCTCGACGGCAAGAAGATCGCCAACGACCCGGCCAAGGCGACGGCGCGATCGGTGCCGCCGTACGTGTACCTGCACCTGGCGCACGACCTCCGGCGCTCGGACCGGCTCTTCTACTGCAACGACGACCAGCTCGTGCTGGCCAAGGTGAACTGGCTGCTGGTGCAGAACGACTTCTACTTCGTGCCGGCGCTGTACGACATGGCCGAGTTCGAAGCTGAGCTCCGGAGGCTGTTCCCGGCCAAGGAGAGCGTGGCGCACCTTCTCGGCCGGTACCTGTTCCACCCGTCCAACTCCGTCTGGGGCATGATCACCAGGTACTACCACACGTACATGGCCCAGGCGGAGGAGAGGATCGGCGTGCAGATCAGGATGTTCTCCTGGGCAACCATCCCCGTCGACGACATGTACAGCCAGATCATGGCGTGCTCTCGACAGGAGCACATACTGCCGGACGTCGTCGATGGCGACGCTGCAGCGAGCAGCAGTAGCCACGACCACGGCGGCTCCAAACCCAAGGCCATCCTGATCGCGTCGCTGCAAGCAGACTACTACGACAGGATCAAGTCCACTTACTACGAGCACGCGGCCAAGGGCGGCGACATGGTGGGGGTGTTCCAGCCGAGCCACGAGGAGCGGCAGATCATGGGGCAGCGGACGCACAACCAGAAGGCGCTGGCGGAGATCTACCTGCTCAGCTTCTCCGACGTGCTGCTCACCACGGGGGCGTCCACGTTTGGCTACATGAGCAGCAGCCTCGCGGGGCTGCGGCCGACGATGCTGATGATCCCGGAAGACGGCAAGGTGCCCGAGCCGCCATGCGTGCGCGCCGTGTCCATGGAGCCGTGCTTCCACATGACGCCCGATGTGGAGTGCCGGGGGAAGGCGGTGAACAAGGAGGAGCTGTCTCGCCATGTCAAGGAGTGTGAGGATGTAGGCAAAGGAATTAAATGGATCAAAGGTATCAAGTTATTT
This portion of the Triticum dicoccoides isolate Atlit2015 ecotype Zavitan chromosome 7A, WEW_v2.0, whole genome shotgun sequence genome encodes:
- the LOC119332028 gene encoding probable fucosyltransferase 8, translating into MIKDMSGNKKAGDHPVADAAWPARRRDGMGRAGVLLIACLFTLPFMALLFGGRAGALAVWQNAAKLTAMGGGLLNVSRQSAAGADELFGGLLSPGSDRRACLSRYQSPHYYKHSPYAPSRHLLRKLRDYEARHSRCGPGTPPYARSVDHLRSGSSSSTEDAECNYVVWIPYNGLGNRMLSLLSTFLYALLTDRVLLVHSTDDFTGLFCEPFPGTWVLPPDFPVADMSWLGVGSNQSYGNLLDGKKIANDPAKATARSVPPYVYLHLAHDLRRSDRLFYCNDDQLVLAKVNWLLVQNDFYFVPALYDMAEFEAELRRLFPAKESVAHLLGRYLFHPSNSVWGMITRYYHTYMAQAEERIGVQIRMFSWATIPVDDMYSQIMACSRQEHILPDVVDGDAAASSSSHDHGGSKPKAILIASLQADYYDRIKSTYYEHAAKGGDMVGVFQPSHEERQIMGQRTHNQKALAEIYLLSFSDVLLTTGASTFGYMSSSLAGLRPTMLMIPEDGKVPEPPCVRAVSMEPCFHMTPDVECRGKAVNKEELSRHVKECEDVGKGIKWIKGIKLFD